In Phreatobacter stygius, a genomic segment contains:
- a CDS encoding MFS transporter: MSTESVPSNPRLFHGWLVVAGAFAVTFVGFGSAYTFSAFLESLQRDFAASRGSVSLVFSLAGFLYFGLGIVSGPLADRWGSRSLAIIGMVLTGLGLIFAGMAGSLTQVYLAYGLGVGLGVGCSYVPAVGAVQRWFVKRRGFASGLAVSGIGVGTLVMPPLAAVLIEAFGWRQAYLVLGCLAVVVGVGMALLIENDPRDRGLSPDGDPVQAGVPLAQPQGFSVREAIRSRRFIGLYAACVFCSFGLFVPFVHLVPYALDHGVAPASAVLLLGMIGVGSTAGRFFLGGLADRMGRQLALLAMFAGMALALAIWAVSTGLWALAAFAFAYGVFYGGFVAILPALVMDYFGGRNVSGIIGVLYTSVAFGTLVGPSAAGFAFDFSRSYMLPILASICANMVAAGIMAALPKASLPVRSAGQPS, translated from the coding sequence TTGAGCACTGAATCGGTCCCGTCCAATCCCCGGCTGTTCCACGGCTGGCTGGTGGTCGCAGGCGCCTTCGCCGTGACCTTTGTCGGTTTTGGCAGCGCCTATACGTTCAGCGCCTTCCTCGAATCCCTGCAGCGGGATTTTGCCGCCTCGCGCGGCTCGGTCTCGCTGGTGTTCTCGCTTGCCGGCTTCCTCTATTTCGGCCTCGGCATCGTCAGCGGCCCGCTCGCCGACCGCTGGGGCTCGCGCAGCCTGGCCATTATCGGCATGGTCCTGACCGGCCTCGGCCTGATCTTCGCCGGCATGGCCGGCAGCCTGACGCAGGTCTATCTCGCCTATGGGCTGGGCGTCGGGCTCGGCGTCGGCTGCTCCTATGTGCCGGCGGTCGGCGCGGTGCAGCGCTGGTTCGTCAAGCGCCGCGGATTTGCCTCGGGGCTCGCGGTCAGCGGCATCGGCGTCGGCACGCTGGTCATGCCGCCGCTCGCCGCAGTGCTCATCGAGGCGTTCGGCTGGCGCCAGGCCTATCTCGTGCTCGGCTGCCTCGCGGTGGTGGTCGGCGTCGGCATGGCGCTGCTGATCGAGAACGACCCGCGCGACCGCGGGCTCAGCCCCGACGGCGATCCGGTGCAGGCGGGAGTGCCGCTGGCGCAGCCGCAGGGCTTCTCGGTGCGTGAGGCCATCAGGTCAAGGCGGTTCATCGGCCTCTACGCGGCCTGCGTATTCTGCTCCTTCGGGCTGTTCGTGCCCTTCGTTCACCTGGTGCCCTATGCGCTCGACCACGGCGTCGCGCCGGCCTCGGCGGTCCTGCTGCTCGGCATGATCGGTGTCGGCAGCACGGCCGGACGGTTCTTTCTCGGCGGCCTCGCCGACCGCATGGGCCGCCAGCTCGCGCTGCTCGCCATGTTTGCCGGCATGGCCCTGGCGCTGGCCATCTGGGCGGTCTCGACCGGATTGTGGGCGCTCGCCGCCTTCGCTTTCGCTTATGGCGTCTTCTATGGCGGTTTCGTCGCGATCCTGCCGGCGCTCGTCATGGACTATTTCGGCGGACGCAATGTCAGCGGCATTATCGGCGTGCTCTATACCAGCGTCGCCTTCGGCACCCTGGTCGGCCCCAGCGCCGCCGGTTTCGCCTTCGACTTCAGCCGGA